One Panicum virgatum strain AP13 chromosome 9K, P.virgatum_v5, whole genome shotgun sequence genomic region harbors:
- the LOC120649522 gene encoding trafficking protein particle complex subunit 8-like isoform X2: MQKALGLENHEGTCFLSTDDVNEIKDFMQDFASNHIIPYMEQKIRVLNQQVATTRKGFRNQIKNLWWRKRDEVPEAPNGPMYTFTSIESQIRVLGDFAFMLRDYELALSNYRLLATDYKLDKAWKRFAGVQEMSGLCYFMLDQSRKDAEYCMESAFSTYLRIGSSGQRNATRCGLWWAEMLKTRGQYREASSVYFRVSNEEPSLHSAVLLEQAASCYLLSSPPMLRKYGFHLILAGNSYYMSDQKQHAVRAYRNALFVYKQNPWSYINDHVHFNVGRWYGVLGILDVAIKHLLEVIACSHQSLITQNMFLSDFFHYVQSMGKKFDVYKLQLPVFNMSSLRVIHEDHRTYASDADVDVSEGTWQDLEEELIPSSSVVRTNWLDTQPKSSLRKYKDSCVCVAGEAVKVNLELKNPLQIPVDVSGISLICQLSTNMDALSSDISGLTLGGEDKVNTEPSISILETDEDNFIVSKLDIILGGGESKIVQLDVTPKVEGILKLVGIRWTLSNSVVGYQYFEFGAQKKNKKGKRGCRRSFNNSLVVIKGLPKLTGSIDRMPTKAFAGDLQLLKLNLRNHSEYAVKGIKMKISNPRFLIPGDSPDIGLEFPHCLKKHTQSEVDLVPYKCTKENFKGLLFAFPQDSEIQAGATVSWPIWFHAATPGNVSLYISLYYEMESSSDIKYRTLRMHYDLEVLPSLDISFAISMSSSILQEYIVRMDVMNKTPTESFVLHQLSCVGSKWAVSALSSCNSISSVETVSANQAVSCFFKIKDFEADSCKEAESGSYRSDMALYPGSNGDVFDIARSPLADFHFQERYRQGKLEKVPCSLLDFVLISKATGNSSKPSPDLQLLSHHICHCSALSQSPIWWLMEGPRTITHDFSKSCCEVSIQLVIHNSAAHKSSVRVVTSDVMREKNQTVHPHDSTSVQGGWHDVSLENDIKAISSAKGTRHEKQSSKSISPYVWCSLSTAQIELQPDSCSRVPLKVCIFAPGTYNFSNYELQWKVLPSKEAQVDENGSSGGGPGHPFYVTVLQSV, from the exons ATGCAGAAAGCTCTTGGTTTGGAGAATCATGAAGGGACCTGTTTCCTTAGCACGGATGATGTGAATGAG ATAAAGGACTTCATGCAAGATTTTGCTTCTAATCATATCATCCCCTACATGGAGCAAAAGATACGCGTCCTGAATCAGCAG GTAGCAACAACAAGAAAGGGTTTTAGAAATCAAATCAAGAATTTGTGGTGGAGAAAGAGAGATGAAGTCCCAGAAGCTCCAAATGGGCCAAT GTATACATTCACCTCCATAGAATCACAGATCAGAGTTCTGGGTGATTTTGCCTTCATGTTACGAGACTACGAGCTTGCTTTGTCAAATTACAGATTACTCGCTACAGATTATAAGCTTGATAAGGCTTGGAAGCGGTTTGCTGGTGTGCAG gagatGAGTGGACTCTGCTATTTCATGCTGGATCAGTCAAGGAAGGATGCCGAGTATTGCATGGAAAGTGCCTTCAGTACATATCTG AGAATTGGATCTTCTGGGCAGAGAAATGCTACTAGATGTGGCCTTTGGTGGGCAGAAATGCTTAAAACAAGAGGGCAGTACAGGGAGGCATCAAGTGTGTACTTCCGTGTTTCTAATGAG GAACCTTCTTTACATTCTGCCGTCCTGCTTGAGCAAGCTGCTTCTTGCTACTTATTATCCAGTCCACCTATGCTTCGGAAGTATGGATTTCACCTAATCTTAGCTGGGAATAGCTACTACATGTCTGATCAg AAACAACATGCTGTTCGGGCATACAGAAATGCTCTGTTTGTTTACAAACAAAACCCTTGGAGTTACATTAACGATCATGTACACTTTAATGTTGGAAG GTGGTATGGAGTTCTTGGTATACTTGATGTAGCCATCAAGCACTTGCTGGAGGTCATTGCTTGTAGCCATCAGTCGCTGATTACACAAAATATGTTCCTCAGCGATTTTTTCCATTATGTTCAG AGCATGGGGAAGAAATTCGATGTATACAAGCTTCAACTTCCTGTTTTTAACATGTCATCGCTCAGAGTTATACATGAAGATCATCGGACCTATGCATCAGATGCAGAT GTTGATGTTAGTGAAGGCACTTGGCAGGACCTGGAGGAAGAATTGATCCCATCATCATCAGTTGTCAGAACTAACTGGCTGGATACTCAGCCGAAATCCTCTTTGAGAAAATACAAGGATTCCTGTGTTtgtgtggctggag AAGCTGTAAAAGTGAACCTTGAGCTTAAGAATCCTCTGCAAATTCCTGTTGATGTTTCTGGCATCTCTCTTATATGCCAACTTTCCACCAATATGGATGCTTTAAGTTCTG ATATAAGTGGGTTGACCTTGGGTGGTGAAGATAAGGTTAACACAGAGCCATCTATCTCAAT ATTGGAGACTGATGAAGATAATTTCATAGTGTCAAAGCTTGACATCATATTAGGAGGAGGTGAAAGTAAAATA GTGCAACTTGATGTTACTCCAAAAGTTGAAGGTATCCTGAAGTTGGTTGGGATAAGGTGGACACTTTCAAATTCAGTAGTAGGTTATCAATACTTTGAATTTGGTgcccaaaagaaaaacaagaaaggaaaaagaggaTGTCGTCGTTCTTTCAACAACAGCCTGGTTGTAATCAAG GGTTTACCAAAACTCACAGGATCTATTGATCGCATGCCGACAAAAGCATTTGCCGGTGATTTACAGCTGCTCAAGCTAAATCTGAGAAACCATTCAGAATATGCTGTGAAG GGCATAAAAATGAAGATCAGCAACCCAAGATTTTTAATTCCTGGTGATTCACCGGACATTGGCCTTGAGTTCCCACACTGCTTAAAAAAACACACGCAATCAGAAGTCGATCTTGTACCATATAAATGCACGAAGGAAAATTTCAAGGGTTTGCTCTTTGCATTTCCTCAG GATAGTGAAATTCAAGCAGGTGCAACAGTCTCTTGGCCTATTTGGTTTCATGCTGCAACTCCCGGAAATGTTTCTCTTTATATATCCCTATATTATGAAATGGAGAGTTCCAGTGATATAAAATACCGTACACTCCGCATGCATTACGATCTTGAG GTTTTGCCATCTCTTGACATATCCTTTGCTATAAGTATGTCCTCATCAATATTGCAAGAGTATATTGTTCGCATGGATGTAATGAACAAGACCCCAACAGAGTCATTTGTACTTCATCAGTTGTCATGTGTTGGCAGTAAATGGGCAGTTTCAGCGTTGTCTTCATGCAATTCGATCAGCTCTGTTGAAACAGTATCAGCAAATCAGGCTGTATCATGCTTCTTCAAGATTAAG GATTTCGAGGCTGATTCATGTAAAGAGGCAGAAAGCGGTTCCTACAGAAGTGATATGGCTTTATATCCAGGGAGCAACGGAGATGTGTTTGACATTGCTCGGTCTCCTTTAGCTGATTTTCACTTTCAAGAAAGATACAGGCAAGGAAAGTTAGAAAAG GTGCCATGCAGCCTTCTTGATTTTGTTCTAATTTCGAAGGCAACTGGTAACTCGTCGAAGCCTTCTCCAGATTTGCAACTACTTTCTCATCACATATGTCATTGCAG tGCTCTTAGCCAGAGTCCTATATGGTGGCTTATGGAAGGACCTCGTACAATTACTCATGATTTTTCGAAGTCTTGCTGTGAGGTTAGCATCCAATTGGTGATTCACAATTCAGCAGCACATAAGAGTTCAGTGAGAGTGGTTACTTCTGATGTCATGCGAGAGAAAAACCAAACTGTCCATCCACATGATTCGACCAGTGTTCAGGGTGGATGGCATGATGTATCGCTGGAAAATGACATAAAGGCAATCTCCAGTGCCAAGGGTACACGTCATGAGAAGCAATCTTCGAAGAGCATTTCACCGTATGTTTGGTGTTCATTGAGTACTGCTCAAATTGAGCTCCAACCAGACAGTTGTTCTAGAGTTCCTCTAAAAGTATGCATATTCGCACCGGGTACATACAATTTTTCCAATTATGAGCTGCAATGGAAAGTGCTTCCATCGAAGGAAGCACAAGTGGATGAAAATGGGTCATCTGGTGGTGGTCCAGGACATCCTTTCTATGTTACTGTTCTTCAAAGTGTCTAG
- the LOC120649520 gene encoding syntaxin-121-like: MNNLFSSSWKRGGGGDGDIESGGVELSAPPGAAAGASLDKFFEDVESIKDELRGLERIQRSLHDANEGGKSLHDAAAVRELRSRMDADVAAAIKKAKVVKLRLESLDRANAANRSVPGCGPGSSTDRTRTSVVAGLRKKLRDSMEAFSSLRSRIAAEYRDTVARRYFTVTGAQPDEATLDALAESGEGERILQRAVAEQGRGEVLGVVAEIQERHGAVAELERSLRELQQVFNDMAVLVAAQGEQLDDIEGNVGRARSFVDRGREQLQVARKHQRSTRKWTCIAILILLVIVLVIVLPIVLKNVNKSN, translated from the coding sequence ATGAACAACCTGTTCTCGAGCTCGTggaagcgcggcggcggcggggacggagACATCGAGTCCGGCGGCGTGGAGCTGTCCGCGCCGCCGGgtgccgcggcgggcgcgagcCTGGACAAGTTCTTCGAGGACGTGGAGTCCATCAAGGACGAGCTCCGCGGCCTGGAGCGCATCCAGCGCTCCCTCCACGACGCCAACGAGGGGGGCAAGTCGCTGCACGACGCGGCGGCCGTGcgcgagctccggtcccggatGGACGCCGACGTCGCCGCGGCGATCAAGAAGGCCAAGGTGGTGAAGCTCCGGCTCGAGTCCCTGGACCGCGCCAACGCCGCCAACCGGTCGGTGCCCGGGTGCGGCCCGGGGTCGTCCACCGACCGCACGCGCACGTCCGTGGTGGCCGGGCTCCGCAAGAAGCTCCGGGACTCGATGGAGGCCTTCTCCTCCCTCCGGTCCCGCATCGCAGCCGAGTACCGCGACACGGTGGCGCGGCGCTACTTCACGGTGACGGGGGCGCAGCCGGACGAGGCGACGCTGGACGCGCTGGCGGAGTCCGGCGAGGGGGAGCGGATCCTGCAgcgcgcggtggcggagcaggggcgcggGGAGGTGCTGGGCGTGGTGGCGGAGATCCAGGAGCGGcacggcgcggtggcggagctGGAGCGCAGCCTGCGGGAGCTGCAGCAGGTGTTCAACGACATGGCGGtgctggtggcggcgcagggggagCAGCTGGACGACATCGAGGGCAACGTGGGGCGCGCCAGGTCCTTCGTCGACCGCGGCCGGGAGCAGCTGCAGGTGGCGCGGAAGCACCAGAGGAGCACGCGCAAGTGGACGTGCATCGccatcctcatcctcctcgTCATCGTGCTCGTCATCGTCCTCCCTATCGTGCTCAAGAACGTCAACAAGagcaactag